The window CCCAGTAGCGCTGCCGGTACTCCCGGCTGGAGGTGAACTGCCGGATCGTCATGGGGTTGGCCGGCGGCGAGTCCGGGCCGCGGTAGTCCGGGATGCCCGAGTCGGTGGACAGGCCCGCACCCGTCAGCACGGCGATGCGCCGGCCCGTCAGGACTGCGACGAGCTCGGGGGCTTCCACGTCACCAGGATAGGCGGCTGTCCGAGGCGCACCAGCCTGTCGCGGGGGTGGCACTGAACATGTCCACCACCAGAACGGCGGTATCGGCCATGGCTTCGGGCGTACCCGTTTCCGGGTTCTCGAACACGCGGGCAACAATGGGTCATGGATTTCTATTCCGCCTACCGGCGCGGGTTCGTCCGGGTGGCCGCGTGCACTCACCGCACGGTGCTTGCGGACCCGGCCGCCAACGCCGAGTCGGTGTTGCGGATCGCGCGGGCCTGCCATGACGACAGTGTGGCCGTGGCGGTGTTCCCGGAGCTCACCTTGTCGGGGTATTCGATCGAGGACATCCTGCTGCAGGACACGTTGCTCGACGCGGTCGAGGACGCCTTGCTGGAGGTGGTCGCCGCCTCCGCCGATCTGTTCCCGGTCCTGGTGGTCGGCGCGCCGCTGCGCTACCTGCATCGTATCTACAACAGCGCGGTGGTGATCCATCGCGGTGTCGTGCTCGGCGTCGCGCCGAAGTCCTACCTGCCGACGTACCGGGAGTTCTACGAACGCCGCCAGGTCGCCCCCGGCGACGACCTGCACGGCACCATCCGCGTCGGTGGCGCCGAGGTGCCGTTCGGCCCAGATCTGCTGTTCGCGGCCGACGACGTGTCCGGTCTGGTGCTGCATGTCGAGATCTGCGAGGACATGTTCGTGCCCGTGCCGCCGAGCGCGCAGGCCGCGCTGGCGGGGGCGACGGTGCTGGCGAACCTGTCGGGTAGTCCCATCACGATCGGGCGAGCCGAGGATCGCAAGCTGCTGGCCCGCTCGGCCTCGGCGCGCTGCCTGGCCGCCTACGTCTATGCAGCGGCCGGGGAGGGCGAGTCGACCACCGACTTGGCCTGGGACGGCCAGACGATGATCTACGAGAACGGCCGGTTGCTCGCCGAGTCCGAACGCTTCCCGAAGGGCGAGCGCCGTTCGGTGGCCGACGTCGACCTCGACCTGCTGCGCGCCGAGCGGCTGCGGATGGGCACGTTCGACGACAACCGCAGGCACCACCAGGACGCGCTGAAATCGTTCCGGCGCATCGGTTTCGTCCTCGATCCACCCACCGGCGACATCGGCCTGATGCGCGAGGTCGAGCGATTCCCGTTCGTACCCAGCGATCCGGCTCGGCTGGAACAGGATTGCTACGAGGGCTACAACATCCAGGTCTCCGGGCTCGAGCAGCGGCTGCGCGCGCTGAACTACCCGAAGGTGGTCGTCGGGGTCTCCGGCGGTCTGGACTCGACGCACGCGCTGATCGTCGCCGCCCGCGCGATGGACCGGGAAGGCCGGCCGCGCAGCGACATTCTCGCGTTCACCCTGCCGGGGTTCGCCACCGGCGAGCGCACCAAGGCCAACGCGATCAGACTCTCGAACGCGCTGGGCGTCACCTTCGAAGAGCTCGACATCCGGTCGACGGCCAAGCTGATGCTGACCGAGATCGGCCATCCGTTCTCCCGCGGTGAAGAGGTCTACGACATCACCTTCGAGAACGTGCAGGCCGGGCTGCGCACCGACTACCTGTTCCGGATCGCCAACCAGCGCGGCGGCATCGTGCTGGGAACCGGTGACCTCTCCGAGTTGGCGCTGGGCTGGTCCACCTACGGTGTCGGCGACCAGATGAGCCACTACAACGTCAACGCCGGGGTCCCGAAAACCCTTATCCAGCACCTGATCCGGTGGGTCATCTCCTCAGGGCAGTTCCCCGACGAGGTCGACGAGATCCTGCAGTCGGTGCTCGACACCGAGATCACCCCGGAACTGGTGCCCACCGGCGAGGACGAGGAGATCCAGAGCAGCGAGGCCAAGGTCGGTCCGTACTCGCTGCAGGACTTCTCGTTGTTCCAGGTGCTGCGCCACGGTTTCCGGCCGTCGAAGATCGCGTTCTTGGCCTGGCACGCTTGGAGCGATCCCGACCGCGGCACGTGGCCGCCCGGCTTCCCCGAGGGCAAGCGTCCGTCGTACTCGCTCAAGGAGATTCGGCACTGGCTCGGTGTTTTCGCGCAGCGCTACTACTCGTTCAGCCAGTTCAAGCGTTCGGCACTGCCCAACGGCCCCAAGGTTTCCGCGGGCGGATCGCTGTCTCCGCGCGGTGACTGGCGCGCACCGTCGGACATGTCGGCACGGACCTGGCTGGCCGAGATCGAGCGCGAAGTCCCCGAAGACTGACGCACGTCGCAGGCGGCGATCACCGCCGGGGCGAGGCCAGAACTGTCTCCCCGGCGCCCGGCAGCGCAGCCGCGCTGAAGAACAGCCCCCACCTGCCGGTTGCTGGAGAGACCGATACGCTGGACTTATGAGTGTCCAAGCGCCGTCGGTTCCCGATGTTCGCTCACAGGTGCACGACGCGGCCCGCCGCGCCCGCGTCGCCTCACGTGCCCTCGGATCGCTGACCACCACGGTCAAGGACCGCGCCCTGCACGCGGCCGCCGACGCCGTGCTCGCCCACACCCACCAGATCCTGGCGGCCAACGTCAAGGATCTCGAGGTTGCGCGTGCCGCCGGCACGGCCGAGGCGATGCTGGACCGGCTGGCGCTGAACCCGCAGCGCGTCGACGGCATCGCCGCCGGGCTGCGCCAGGTCGCCGGGCTGCCCGACCCGGTCGGTGAGGTGCTGCGCGGCCGCACCCTGCCGAATGGCTTAAAGCTTCGCCAGCAGCGGGTTCCCCTGGGCGTGATCGGAATCGTCTACGAGGGCCGTCCCAACGTGACCGTCGACGCGTTCGGCCTGACCTTGAAATCTGGCAACGCGGTCCTGCTGCGGGGCAGCTCGTCGGCGGCGAACTGCAACGCCGAACTGGTGACCGTGCTGCGCGGCGCGCTGGCCGGTGAAGGTCTGCCCGAAGACGCCGTGCAGCTGCTGCCCAGCGCCGACCGCTCCAGCGTCACCCACCTGATCCAGGCCCGCGGCCTGGTCGACGTGGTGATCCCGCGCGGCGGGGCGGGCCTGATCGACGCCGTCGTGCGCGACGCCACCGTGCCCACCATCGAGACCGGCGTCGGCAACTGTCACGTCTACGTGCACTCGGCAGCCGACCTCGACATGGCCGAGGCGATCGTGCTCAACGCCAAGATGCGTCGGCCCAGTGTGTGCAACGCCGCCGAGACCCTGCTGATCGACGCTGGCATCGCCGACATCGCGCGGCCGCGGCTGCTGGCCGCGCTCCAGCAGGCCGGCGTCACCGTCCATGACGATCCGACCGAGGACGAACTGCGGGCGGAGTTCCTGTCGATGGACATCGCGGTGGCGGTCGTCGACGGAATCGACGCGGCGATCGAGCACATCAACACCTACGGCACCGGTCATACCGAGGCCATCGTCACTGCCAATGTCGCAGCGGCGCAACGTTTCACCGAACAGGTGGATGCGGCCGCGGTGATGGTCAACGCGTCGACCGCCTTCACCGACGGTGAGCAGTTCGGTTTCGGCGCCGAGATCGGCATCTCCACCCAGAAGCTGCACGCGCGTGGTCCGATGGGTCTGCCGGAGCTGACCTCGAGCAAGTGGATCGTCTGGGGAGACGGCCACACCCGACCGGCCTGATCCACGACGGGAGGACCCCGAGTGGAACCACGCGAAGCAGATCCTGCGCATCCAGTCCGGCTCCGGTGACTGGGATCAGACGAAGACCGACGTGTTCAGCGAGGAGTTCCTGCTGCAGCGGCCGCTGCTGACCGCGATCCGGCGCACCGAACCGACGGTGCTGCTGATCGACGAAACCGGGGCACTCCGACTACGGCAACGCGTTCGTCTCGTTCACCGAGAACTTCCACAATGTGCTCTCACCGCGCAGCTCGCTGTTGGTGCTCGGCGACTACCAGGACGTAATCACGATGCACGAGTGCCGTTCGGCCAAGCAGCTCGCCGCGGTGATCGATCAGCTGCTGCCGGTGTGATGCGCCGCTGCGGCGAGCCCGTGCCGGGACCCTTGGTGCCGACCTCGGTTGTCTTCGCAGCAGGTGAGACTGCTCCGGTGCCCGGTGCGATCACCCTGTCCGGCGACGTGTTCGGGTGCGGCCGCGTGGGCAGCGCCGGTTTGGTGGCGGCGCGTGCGGTCGGTCGCGTGGTCGCGTTCAGCCGGGGCACCGAGGGAACCGGCGCGGTGCTGACAGCGGCCTGCGCACTCGCGGCGACGGGCTGGACCGCGCCGATCGAGGGCAACAACCGTGCCGTCGTCGGCTGGCTGTAATCGGTGCGGTCATAGCCCAGCTCCACCAGGGCCCGCAGCGGCGGGTCCAGTGCGTCGAGGATCGGGTCGGGCACGATGCCGGACAGCGGCATCAGCAGCGGCAGCCGGGGCGTGCGGATGAGGTAGTAGGTGGTGTCCCTGCGCTGCTGGTAGTACATGCCGTTCCCGGCAGCCTTGGCAGCTTCGATGTCGGCGGCGGTCAGCTGGGTCTGGGTCGGGCCGTGGACGTCGATCATGCCGAGGATGGCGTTGGCCGTCGCGAGTAGGTTCAGCGGGTAGGTGGGGAAGTCGGCCCAGCCGTCGTACTGGCGGGCGACGTCGACCGTGGTATCGCCGGTGTCGGGCGTGGCGCCGGCGAAGGTGATGTCCAGGATGGGGATGTAGAGCCCGGCGAAGCGGGACAGCACGCCGCCGTTCGGCCGAGCCGGGTTCTCGACGAGCACGAAGGTGTTACCGGTCCCTTGCGGGTGCTGGGCCTGGTACTGGGAGGCCACGACGGCGCCCTGAGACATCCCGAAGATGACGTCGCCCTGCGGGTTGCGGGCGGCGAGGTTCTGCACGCCCTGCGCCACCGAGGCGTTCCAGGTGAAGTCGAACACCAGGCCATGCGACACCGGCCAGAAACCGGCGTTGTAGGGCACATTGCCGGCCGCAGTCGGTGGGTCCGCCGGTGTTCCGGTGCCTTCCAAGACTTGCCCGATGAAGGCGCGGTACTGCTCATCGGTCGGTGTCCGGCCGATGTTCGTGCCGCGCAGGTAGTCGACGGTGGCCGCGGCGAGCAGCGGGGCCGACGACACCGTCGGCGTCAGGCCCAGCGTCAGGGCCACGAGCGCGGTTGCCACCCCCACAACCGGCCGGGTCGCCGTCCGATGTCCGCCCCTCAAGTTCATCTCCGCTTTGCCCCCGCAAGTGAAGCGAATTCGCGCACGACCCGACTTAACGGGGAATCGTACGCGGATCGGCCGTCGATAAGGGCGGTATCGAGTTTGCCAGAGCACAGCGGCCGGTTGCCGTCGCGAGCAGGGCGAAGCCGGCAGGCTCCCGTAAGCTGGTCAATCGTGGTTTCCTCGGCGCGACGCAGGCTCGGCGTGATGGGCGGGACGTTCGATCCCATCCACAACGGCCACCTGG is drawn from Candidatus Mycolicibacterium alkanivorans and contains these coding sequences:
- a CDS encoding PE-PPE domain-containing protein, whose amino-acid sequence is MATALVALTLGLTPTVSSAPLLAAATVDYLRGTNIGRTPTDEQYRAFIGQVLEGTGTPADPPTAAGNVPYNAGFWPVSHGLVFDFTWNASVAQGVQNLAARNPQGDVIFGMSQGAVVASQYQAQHPQGTGNTFVLVENPARPNGGVLSRFAGLYIPILDITFAGATPDTGDTTVDVARQYDGWADFPTYPLNLLATANAILGMIDVHGPTQTQLTAADIEAAKAAGNGMYYQQRRDTTYYLIRTPRLPLLMPLSGIVPDPILDALDPPLRALVELGYDRTDYSQPTTARLLPSIGAVQPVAASAQAAVSTAPVPSVPRLNATTRPTARAATKPALPTRPHPNTSPDRVIAPGTGAVSPAAKTTEVGTKGPGTGSPQRRITPAAADRSPRRAAWPNGTRAS
- a CDS encoding NAD(+) synthase — protein: MDFYSAYRRGFVRVAACTHRTVLADPAANAESVLRIARACHDDSVAVAVFPELTLSGYSIEDILLQDTLLDAVEDALLEVVAASADLFPVLVVGAPLRYLHRIYNSAVVIHRGVVLGVAPKSYLPTYREFYERRQVAPGDDLHGTIRVGGAEVPFGPDLLFAADDVSGLVLHVEICEDMFVPVPPSAQAALAGATVLANLSGSPITIGRAEDRKLLARSASARCLAAYVYAAAGEGESTTDLAWDGQTMIYENGRLLAESERFPKGERRSVADVDLDLLRAERLRMGTFDDNRRHHQDALKSFRRIGFVLDPPTGDIGLMREVERFPFVPSDPARLEQDCYEGYNIQVSGLEQRLRALNYPKVVVGVSGGLDSTHALIVAARAMDREGRPRSDILAFTLPGFATGERTKANAIRLSNALGVTFEELDIRSTAKLMLTEIGHPFSRGEEVYDITFENVQAGLRTDYLFRIANQRGGIVLGTGDLSELALGWSTYGVGDQMSHYNVNAGVPKTLIQHLIRWVISSGQFPDEVDEILQSVLDTEITPELVPTGEDEEIQSSEAKVGPYSLQDFSLFQVLRHGFRPSKIAFLAWHAWSDPDRGTWPPGFPEGKRPSYSLKEIRHWLGVFAQRYYSFSQFKRSALPNGPKVSAGGSLSPRGDWRAPSDMSARTWLAEIEREVPED
- a CDS encoding glutamate-5-semialdehyde dehydrogenase, whose protein sequence is MSVQAPSVPDVRSQVHDAARRARVASRALGSLTTTVKDRALHAAADAVLAHTHQILAANVKDLEVARAAGTAEAMLDRLALNPQRVDGIAAGLRQVAGLPDPVGEVLRGRTLPNGLKLRQQRVPLGVIGIVYEGRPNVTVDAFGLTLKSGNAVLLRGSSSAANCNAELVTVLRGALAGEGLPEDAVQLLPSADRSSVTHLIQARGLVDVVIPRGGAGLIDAVVRDATVPTIETGVGNCHVYVHSAADLDMAEAIVLNAKMRRPSVCNAAETLLIDAGIADIARPRLLAALQQAGVTVHDDPTEDELRAEFLSMDIAVAVVDGIDAAIEHINTYGTGHTEAIVTANVAAAQRFTEQVDAAAVMVNASTAFTDGEQFGFGAEIGISTQKLHARGPMGLPELTSSKWIVWGDGHTRPA